Genomic segment of Nostoc sp. TCL240-02:
TCTCACTACCCTCTGTGCCAATTTGACACCACTGGGATGGAAAGTTTCCGTCAACGCTTAAGCTTACCCGCAAAGGACGTTGTTCTAAGTTTTGCACTTGCACAATCATCTCGCTGGGATGTCCAGGATGCAAAAGTAAAGTACGTCCACCTATATCCATATCCGCGTTTGCAAATCCTAAACCCGCCACAGGTAAAGCTTCAGGTATTTGCATTGGCGTTAATTGAATGCTTACAGCCGGACTAGAGCGACTTTGAACCATAGGATTAGGGAATGGGGAATGGGGAATTGAGAATGGATGTGATAATAACTACTGACAAATGACAAATGACAAATTACGAATTACGAATTATTTGGATGTCGTGATTTGAACGTAGATTGGTATCAGCCCAAGAACATATCAAACCTTCCGAGCCTGGGTCAATTAATTGTTCTGGTGATGGTTGTCGTCGCCAATTTTCTCCTTGCTTGCGGATGGGAAACAGTAGGATGGGGCCTAAATGACGCACGCCTGGGGTTTGTTGCAGTAATGCCACAATATCTGATGTATAAACAGGTCGCCCAAATGGCCAACCTTTGCCGTCCATTCCTCCAGTTAATGGATTTAAATATTTATACAGTGATACTCTTAAATTCCGGCGAATTTCTTCTCTAGCAAAAGGATTATCATAAGCAGGTTCTAAAGCAATTTCTGTCTGTACAGAAACACCTACGTAATTCGGTTCTTGTAATTCTATTTGTACCCCTAATAACCGTCTTTCATCTAAGTAACTCAAAATTTGCTCTTGCAGGGCATTACTAAGAGCAAAATTTTCTGGTGTCATGCCATTACCTTGCGCGATCGCATCTGTATTTGCATAAGGTACTACAAGTAAACTAACTATACCAGCTTGCCTACGAGAATTTGCTGGCAAACACCGGACACGCGCGATCGCACCAGCACCCGCCTGTTGAGTCAAAACTTCAAAATCTTCAGCAGTGACGGCGCGATCGCGTGTGCGGAGGATGCGGGGAGCTTTTATTACAGCCTGCTCCAGCGATTCGGCATCCGCACCATTAATTGCAGGTACACGATTGACCACACTAGCAACATAAGGATACGCAGACTTCAAAAACTGGATTGCCCCTGTTTGCACATTGCCTTCTCTCCCGCCGCCTGTACGATAAGTAACCATTTTAATCTCTGCACCACGGGGAGGAATCGCCCCATATTGGTGTTCCGACTGGTTATTTTCTAGAACTTGTACAGATGTGTTATCTAGCGATGGTTCTTGAATTCTTGAGCGTACCTGGGTATGCTGTTTAAGTTGGCTAGGTTCCCGAATCAGAGGCCCAAACTGGATTGTACCAGTTAGCGAATCGATGGTGTAATGAAAGTTATGTGGCCCAGAATCAGCAAAATCTCTCACCTCAGTCCACTTTTGAGGCAAACCACCACTGGGAGTAACTAAAATATACTCATTTTCTCGGCGTTCTAAAATTGGTGCTGTTTGTAAATTGAAACTCTGACCAGGTGTACCATCACTAATTCCCAATCGCTCATCTAGAATCAGCGTA
This window contains:
- a CDS encoding putative baseplate assembly protein produces the protein MNFDFLPKLPSSNLDDRAFDDLVEECIMRIPRYCPEWTDHNLSDPGITLIELFAWLTDQMLLRFNQVPRKNYVAFLELLGIRLQPPAPARTELTFYLSAALPEAYTIPAGLEASTIRTETTEAITFSTDYPLIIGNPRIQHFLTAQTTEDIPQSLRERVTTSWTRQSNGFWTGNEQPIFEEEPQPGNCFYLAINSDDPLDANVLEIVFQGAAATPAGINPNQPPRKWEAWDGENWQSVLLQESDDKTRGFSFYEMAQQGGNPSQGAEVRLHLPQIWPVANFTSYRGRWLRCSFVSTEANETGYNRPPRIIGLAARSIGGTVRASHSTLILDERLGISDGTPGQSFNLQTAPILERRENEYILVTPSGGLPQKWTEVRDFADSGPHNFHYTIDSLTGTIQFGPLIREPSQLKQHTQVRSRIQEPSLDNTSVQVLENNQSEHQYGAIPPRGAEIKMVTYRTGGGREGNVQTGAIQFLKSAYPYVASVVNRVPAINGADAESLEQAVIKAPRILRTRDRAVTAEDFEVLTQQAGAGAIARVRCLPANSRRQAGIVSLLVVPYANTDAIAQGNGMTPENFALSNALQEQILSYLDERRLLGVQIELQEPNYVGVSVQTEIALEPAYDNPFAREEIRRNLRVSLYKYLNPLTGGMDGKGWPFGRPVYTSDIVALLQQTPGVRHLGPILLFPIRKQGENWRRQPSPEQLIDPGSEGLICSWADTNLRSNHDIQIIRNS